From the Telopea speciosissima isolate NSW1024214 ecotype Mountain lineage chromosome 9, Tspe_v1, whole genome shotgun sequence genome, the window GAAGGGAGGTCATTAcacaaggggaagagagagatagacacaaacaTTCAAGGTGTAGTAGGGCATGTTCTTAGACAACAAACATTGCCACTAATTATATTATGTTAGGTGTTatcaaaaaattataatatgTTAGGGAAATTTACATCTACCACTCTTGGAGGTTTAAACAATTGCGTCTACTatctttaaaatttaaaaaataacttCCGTACCCCTGAGTACTAATTAATGACAATTTTATCCCTTCTTATTTCTTGACGAAATAATCCCActccaccccacccctgttACTCTTCATCTTCAACGTCTAGAATTCTTAAACACCTCACGGAGTCTCAGTGTTCTAATGCCTTCttatttgttttccttttcttttcctagatcgcaaaactaaaaaaaaaaaaagtagaaaatgaTTGTTTCTATAAAAAAAGATCTgtatattaaacaaaaaagaaggaagaacacTTCTGATTTGCCGCAAAAACACTTGGCCGTCTTTATTCCTGCCTTTCTCGACCAATTCAAAAACTCCGAATCTGAAATTAATGTAAGTATGCAAACCAAGTGGAAAGACGAACTGTAATCGTTTTTAGGTTCGCAAGCAGAGAGAGACAACCACATCAACAACGAGAAGAACACCACGAACAATAAGATCAAAGATCAAACTGAGAGATGCGATTACACGAATTGAACGATCTATGGCTCTCTTGAGTtgaaaacaacaaaacaaaaaaaagaaaccaaagaaagaaaaaggaagatcAAATTAGAGCGAATAAACCTAGGAATCTGAATAGCGAGAGAGAGGGACAAGCATTTGTAGAAGGCCAGATTGaggtagagagagatagagaggggaTTTAATAAGAACACAAGAACTTGGCTTTTAAGTTTCTAGATGGAGATTCCAATACCAATTCCATGGTTTTCTGTTTCTTCCCTTGTTTttcatcttccttcttttctctagatttctattttttttcttttattttcaattctTTAAAAAATTACCTTCTGCTAGAAACAGGAGCTACAATGGTCACCGGAAAGGTAAGGGACGTCAGCCGGAGACGCAATGGTCGCCGGAGGTGCAAGGGACGCATCCGCAAGTCACTCCAGGTACTGGACCCATGGTTAGTTTGAGGATTAAAAAATTACTACggtaggggtatatttgtaagGGTATTATAAGTATTTAGATTATATTTGAGTGATGAAATCATCACTTAACTATTCTCATCTAATGCTAAAGTTATATTTgtaagaatttttcaaaatccaGAGGAtgtttatgaaatagatgaaatttcAAGAATAATAGACGTAATTGTTCGAAACCTCAAGAATGATAAACGTAAATTTCCTTATATACTAATATATAAATGGTCAGACTCAAATTGAGGCTTCAGCAAACCCAAGTTGAGAAATCTTAAGCTTCACCAAAATCATGGACTGAAAAACCCAACCAGGCATTGTCGGCCTCATGGTGGGTTTAAGCTCACTGGGACAAACCTACACCTATAATGGTAGATAGTTGTTAGTTTAATAAACTTTCTCCATAAATATTTGGAGGGAAAAAGAAACGCACATTGTTAGATGCAGAATCTATCGTGCGTCGCCTCACCTAATGAGATATGAGACCAATATTGAAATATTCTTTTCTAATCTGTCCATGTGGATCCTGTGTGGATGATACAATTATCTGCACTGTCATTAATGTGACGAGTAACGTATGGATTTCTTCTCACAGTGGCATCGTGGAAAACCTCACtcatatttgaaatttgaagtcCAATGGTGTCCCTCTCCTGACTCAATTTTCAAGGACTATCTTCGTAAATCGTAAAGGCCGTTGGTGAATGGTGATGGTGATATCTCTGTAGCGACTCTCATTATTGTTTTCCAGTTTCTTCTTATCCACATTTAACGGTCCATAACTCCACCCACCCTATGGTGCACCAATAAGCCATCCATTCTTATGACATTTGTCGGGCCCACGGTCTTAGTCCAATCCTATCCAGATCTACGACGAGGAAGATCCTAACACTACCATTAATGGTAGGTCGAGTCGTATATAATACTTCAGGTGTAATAAATGAAACTATACGTCTTAAATACGCATATACGGGAACATGCCACAATGCCACATACGGTAGCAATGAGCAATTGAGCATACGAACATAGGCCCTCGTCGGAAATTAACCATCGCTTCTCACACTACTCTGTCTCCGTCTGtcgtctatctctctctctgagcAGTGAGGAGCTCTCTAGGGTTTCTgtctctttattttcttccgtaaatctagggtttcaagaCGAAAGTTCGGAAAATCAGATAAGAATCTCAGGCAATGCAACCGTTTTTTTGATTTCGTTCTTCATATTTCTTTATCGTATATTCTCATTCGAAAAACCTGCCTTTATCGGAGCAGAATAGCTCAGCTTTCATGGCGAAAACGAAGCCTGGGAAAAAAGACTTGGATTCCTACACCATCAAAGGCACTAACAAGGTCGTCAGAGGTATATTTTTCTTGAGACTGCGGTCTTATATTTGGATGCTCAAGCGAATTCCGGTTTTGATGATTTTGTGAACTTTCGGCTGGTTTTGCAGTTGGAGATTGTGTGTTGATGCGTCCTTCAGACTTGGATAAGCCGCCTTATGTAGCACGCGTGGAGAAGATCGAACTTGACCATCGGAGTAATGTCAAGGTTAAAGTTAGGTGGTACTATCGGCCGGAGGAGTCGATCGGAGGGAGGAGGCAGTTCCATGGAGCGAAGGAGTTGTTTTTGTCTGACCATTATGATGTGCAGAGTGCGCACACTATCGAGGGAAAGTGTACTGTCCACTCCTTCAAGAACTATACTAAACTTGATAATGTCGGAGCTGAGGATTACTTCTGCCGATTCGAGTATAAGGCTTCCACCGGGGGATTTACACCCGACCGTGTGGCAGTGTGAGTCTGAGTTCTACTCCTTTTAGTCCTGGCTACTGTTCTAACTGGCTTTATTTGGGTTTTGACATTGTTTAGCATGCAGGTATTGTAAATGCGAGATGCCTTACAACCCAGATGACCTCATGGTCCAGTGCGAATCATGCAAGGACTGGTATGTGTCTATTCCTTGCTTTCTGCGCCTTCTGGTTTGAGTGGTAGTCTGCAGTGTATACATATCCCTTATTGGCATCTTATATTTATTTGTTGGCTCGACCAAGCTACAGTGCCAAAATGGTTTTACTTTTGTCAAGAGTTCAAGAGGTTGAAGATGTTTTGGCATGTTTTAAATTCCACGCCGACTGGAGATTATTTTGCATTTCCTTGTAGCTTGTAGAGGCTGTTTAGATTGGTAGGTAAATCCTTAATTGCTTGATGGACTTGCATTTGTTTACTTAAGTTCTCTATCATTTTGATtccaaatgttgatttgaacaAATGCCTGTATTTTCATAGATGGTAAAAATTCATCTATGAAAGTGGATTTTTTGGAGAGGAAACCAATCAGGTGTGGACATCGAGTTAGTGGTTTATTAGAAAATTATTTGAGTCTTGATAATCCGACTGTAATACACATGGAAGTTATTTGGTTCCCCAGGCTATTCTTTTTTATGTGAAGGGCATTTATTGGAGTTTTGTTGCATGTAGGCCACAAAATAGGAAAGCTAAAAAAAGCTTGTTTATTAAGAcataaccctaaaatttaagaTTTTGTATGGAAAATGAGGAGATTACACCCAACTGTACATTGACACATATTGCTTGGTCGCTTGACAAATGAAATGGATGTGAAGGAATTGAGGAACAAACTAGAGAAGCAGTTGAAGCTGCGGCGACATCTATTATGGTTGTATAATTTCATGATATAATTTCCTCATCTCCCCTCTTTTTAATCTTATGGAATTTCTTTATTATCTTTCTCATAGGTCTCTTATGCTGCATTAGGCCTTGGGCTTTATCATTTGTGTTTTATCTATGTTGAAAATTAGAGGGGGTATATTGACTGGGTTTCTTTAGTCTTTTTGATTTAAAGCCAATGCAAACTGGGTTTGTGTTGGCTTTTCAGAGTTGTTAGTTGACCTGCCAAATTCTTAGATGTGTCGGGGTTAATGACCTTCTCCTTCTtaaccccccccctttttggTGTGGGTTGGTGGGGTAGGTATGAGAATGGGGCGGGTTAAATGGGGCCCCATCCCTACTGCCCCAAATCATTGGTTCTGGTGCAAACAAGATCGGGTCTGGATCAAATTTGGGTCTATAAAAACCCGGGGGCCCACCATGCATTGCTTCGGGCCTGAGTGGTTGGTTGCCTTGTTAACTTTGTAACTTGCAAGCCTGAGTTgagaaaattgagaaaatattttAAGTGGGTGAGCTATGCTTCTGGCAAAACTCGGttggtggtgggggtggggtttgaTTCTTGCAGCCTCTCTCTCTTAGCCCTTCTATTGAAGTTCATTTAAGCTTGACCAATGGTTGTTACACAGATTTACTATATGAGAATAGATGGGTAAACCATGAAGAGGGGTATATTTTGTTTTGGGACCTAACTATGCTTCCAAGTTCCAAGTGGTGTAATAGGTAATATGAAAGGCTTTACATCCTTTAGGGTCTCATGATTACTATTTATTAAGTATGTTGGTCCAATGTGCACGTCTAGGTTGAGCATTTTCAGTAGTTCTGTCCAGTTTTAGGTCAGTCCAGTCCAATGGTCAGACTAACCTGCCTGGCGGCCAATTTTGGTTCATGTTCACCTAGCCTTGTCTGGGTTTTAAGCCTTCGTTTGGGTACGGTCTCTGATAGGACTGATTCATTTGTAGTTTGGCTTACCTTTTTGTTGTTTGTTCTTCTTACGTGTATCATTCTCTTTCCTTATGGGATCATCTTGTgctctttttttattctaaattaGATTTATAAATCCACAATCATTTTGACTTTGAAACTTATCTGGACAGGTTCCATCCTTCGTGTATGGGTATGACTATTGAACAAGCAAAGAAATTAGAACAGTTTCTGTGCTCTGATTGTTCATCTGATGATGATGCCAAAAGATCCCTGAATAATTTTCCTGTTTCACCACCTGTTGAGCCTAAGGTAAGGATGCTTAATAATGCCAATGGATGTAATTGAAGAAGTTTTTATGTTACATTTCATTGGTAAGTTGAGTAAGATATGTATCTATACATTTTTTGTGGAACTGCATCATGTTCGACCCCCAAACGACAGAAAGATGTAATTGTTTTCATAGGGAATGTTTTCGATTTTGGAATTCCTATGATAGGTTTGGGAGAGGGAGGTGTTGGGCATGGGCCCTTTTCCTCTGGGATGATGTGAGGACTGTTACAAGAATTGGTGGGTCCACAGCTGAACAAGATattatcaagaaataaaaactcatGAACAGTTATGGGCAGCAAACACAACTTCCAAAAACTTAATCTTTAATCCAAAATCTTAAAAAATTCATATGAGAATAcagttttatttataataaaactaTATTGATAAACTTTAGGACTTCTAATCAAGTAAATAACATCCCCTTTgagcatagtactaaaactcgtgaaatttcggtcgagatatcgaatatttcgagtatctcgacctgtccgaaacgaaatgcaagtccgaaatgaaaaaatgcaatatttcgaatatttcgatgaaatttcggtcatctcgtttcggaaatttcgaaaatctcggtaatttcggtcatctcgtt encodes:
- the LOC122640867 gene encoding chromatin remodeling protein EBS isoform X2, producing the protein MAKTKPGKKDLDSYTIKGTNKVVRVGDCVLMRPSDLDKPPYVARVEKIELDHRSNVKVKVRWYYRPEESIGGRRQFHGAKELFLSDHYDVQSAHTIEGKCTVHSFKNYTKLDNVGAEDYFCRFEYKASTGGFTPDRVAVYCKCEMPYNPDDLMVQCESCKDWFHPSCMGMTIEQAKKLEQFLCSDCSSDDDAKRSLNNFPVSPPVEPKITCVTRW
- the LOC122640867 gene encoding chromatin remodeling protein EBS isoform X3 translates to MAKTKPGKKDLDSYTIKGTNKVVRVGDCVLMRPSDLDKPPYVARVEKIELDHRSNVKVKVRWYYRPEESIGGRRQFHGAKELFLSDHYDVQSAHTIEGKCTVHSFKNYTKLDNVGAEDYFCRFEYKASTGGFTPDRVAVYCKCEMPYNPDDLMVQCESCKDWFHPSCMGMTIEQAKKLEQFLCSDCSSDDDAKRSLNNFPVSPPVEPKVTLPSAI
- the LOC122640867 gene encoding chromatin remodeling protein EBS isoform X1; this encodes MAKTKPGKKDLDSYTIKGTNKVVRVGDCVLMRPSDLDKPPYVARVEKIELDHRSNVKVKVRWYYRPEESIGGRRQFHGAKELFLSDHYDVQSAHTIEGKCTVHSFKNYTKLDNVGAEDYFCRFEYKASTGGFTPDRVAVYCKCEMPYNPDDLMVQCESCKDWFHPSCMGMTIEQAKKLEQFLCSDCSSDDDAKRSLNNFPVSPPVEPKVEPKRRKR